The following proteins come from a genomic window of Megalobrama amblycephala isolate DHTTF-2021 linkage group LG1, ASM1881202v1, whole genome shotgun sequence:
- the syt3 gene encoding synaptotagmin-C — protein sequence MSGDWEDDLCKRALVLVEELCFRSGGFRQSASCQEFSDMMRPNGPINTEISVSLLSVIVTFCGIVLLSVSLFVSWKLCWLPWRDKEGGGLSLTSGLLPGGASLGGVGGGGGSSLLPPLLQKKDTHSSSSLYPSLSQHGQHHPHFSDLMGVEGGGGLVVGGVVGGPQEMQEHSYLDMDTYPNNAANLKLSQTSPELPPATEGGSAAKDLPNAHSQPQVTTRPKPMTHQLSSPDFHGEEKSEQLTSIGQIKPELYRLRQGDQGDGKQGDNCGKISFLLRYAFNTEQLVVKILKALDLPAKDANGFSDPYVKIYLLPDRKKKFQTKVHRKTLNPIFNETFQFGVPLAELHSRKLHFSVYDFDRFSRHDLIGQVVVDNLLDFSEGTGEKPIWRDIVEGTAEKADLGELNFSLCYLPTAGRLTVTIIKATNLKAMDLTGFSDPYVKASLVCEGRRLKKRKTSIKKNTLNPTYNEALVFDIPNENIENVSLIIAVMDYDCIGHNEVIGMCRVGSDADGPGREHWTAMLANPRKPIEHWHQLVEEKSINTYVSKSAAASPKPHIVVDSPHSE from the exons ATGTCGGGGGACTGGGAAGACGACCTTTGTAAGAGGGCGTTGGTGCTGGTGGAGGAACTGTGCTTCCGGTCTGGAGGCTTCAGACAGAGTGCGAGCTGCCAAGAGTTCAGCGACATGATGAGACCTAACGGACCCATAAACACAG aGATCTCTGTGAGTCTGCTCTCCGTCATTGTAACGTTCTGTGGCATTGTGctgctctctgtctctctcttcgTCTCCTGGAAGCTTTGCTGGTTGCCGTGGAGAGATAAGGAAGGAGGGGGTCTGAGCTTGACGTCGGGGCTCCTGCCTGGTGGTGCCAGTTTGGGCGGGGTCGGAGGTGGAGGGGGCTCCTCGCTCCTTCCTCCCCTCTTGCAAAAGAAGGATACTCACTCCTCTTCCTCACTGTATCCCTCGCTCTCCCAGCATGGGCAGCATCACCCCCATTTCTCTGACCTGATGGGGGTGGAGGGCGGAGGGGGGCTGGTAGTGGGGGGTGTGGTTGGGGGTCCACAGGAGATGCAGGAGCATTCCTACCTAGACATGGACACTTATCCCAACAATGCTG CAAACCTTAAGTTGAGCCAGACATCTCCCGAGTTGCCCCCAGCAACAGAAGGAGGCTCAGCTGCGAAAGACCTGCCCAATGCCCACTCTCAGCCGCAGGTCACCACCAG GCCTAAGCCCATGACTCACCAGCTCTCCAGCCCTGATTTCCATGGTGAGGAGAAGAGTGAGCAGCTGACCAGCATTGGGCAGATCAAACCAGAACTTTACCGGCTGCGCCAGGGAGACCAGGGCGATGGCAAACAAGGCGACAACTGCGGCAAAATCAGCTTCCTTCTGCGCTACGCCTTCAA CACCGAGCAGCTGGTGGTCAAGATACTGAAAGCCCTGGACCTCCCGGCGAAGGATGCCAATGGTTTCTCCGATCCTTATGTCAAGATCTACTTACTGCCTGATAGGAAGAAGAAATTTCAGACTAAG GTGCACAGAAAAACTCTCAACCCGATCTTTAATGAGACGTTCCAGTTCGGCGTGCCCCTGGCTGAGCTGCACTCGCGCAAGCTCCACTTCTCCGTCTACGACTTCGACCGTTTCTCCAGACATGACCTCATAGGTCAAGTGGTGGTGGATAACCTGCTGGACTTCAGCGAGGGAACCGGGGAGAAGCCTATTTGGAGAGACATTGTGGAAGGAACTGCG GAGAAAGCTGACCTGGGCGAGCTGAACTTCTCACTGTGTTACCTGCCAACAGCTGGCCGACTGACCGTCACCATCATTAAGGCCACCAATCTGAAAGCTATGGACCTCACAGGCTTCTCAG ATCCATACGTGAAGGCATCTCTGGTTTGTGAAGGTCGAAGGCTGAAAAAGAGGAAGACGTCCATAAAGAAGAATACTCTCAATCCTACGTATAACGAGGCTCTGGTCTTTGATATCCCCAACGAGAACATTGAGAATGTGTCGCTCATCATTGCTGTCATGGACTATGACTG TATCGGTCATAATGAGGTAATTGGGATGTGCCGTGTGGGCAGTGATGCTGATGGGCCGGGAAGGGAGCACTGGACAGCCATGCTGGCGAATCCCCGCAAGCCTATTGAACACTGGCACCAGCTGGTGGAG